One genomic window of Oncorhynchus kisutch isolate 150728-3 linkage group LG26, Okis_V2, whole genome shotgun sequence includes the following:
- the LOC109870965 gene encoding motile sperm domain-containing protein 2 — translation MAEVGQLESEQDIEKKIEETKQKFKNEYVQESDKYDSRDVDRLQKDDALVEAYLTWRQYSVDDALKMIDDSFLWRKEFGLNDLTESSIPKWMFETGAVFLHGYDKEGNKLFWFKVKLHTKDAKTIMDKKKYVAFWLERYAKREPGMPLTVVFDMADSGISNIDMDFVKYIINCFKVYYPKFLSKMIIVDMPWIMNAAWKIVKTWLGPEAISKLKFASKNEIQTFIDPEYLPLHMGGMDPFKYSYPPLPDDDFQTPTCENGPIVSEDDNESKEGESEGKELESSFSSEVAVKPKKVYFSEESLSSLKLDDNDKGDCRTKGARKPLTTFKGPLLNVSPAEELSFGTKESERKCLIILDNVSKNQVAFKVRTTAPEKYRVKPSNSSCEPGASVDIVVSLHGGYQASLQDRFLVMAAEMEQNAGAGSPELAQFWKDVPKTKIMDHRLRCHVLESTKPILSYPSGCDNPVEGGANGHPDLHTTLMRVMVCNARLEQKLDQCLWVQQVLIGLVLVVMMFSFLTLYHLSGAS, via the exons ATGGCGGAAGTTGGGCAGCTCGAATCAGAGCAG GACATTGAGAAGAAAATTGAGGAGACAAAACAGAAGTTCAAGAATGAGTACGTCCAAG AATCAGACAAATATGACTCCAGAGATGTGGACAGGCTACAGAAGGATGACGCTCTGGTGGAGGCATACCTTACATGGCGACAATACTCTGTGGACGATGCCTTGAAAATGATTGACGATAGTTTCCTGTGGAGGAAAGAATTTGGTTTGAATG ACCTCACTGAGAGCAGCATTCCAAAGTGGATGTTTGAGACGGGGGCTGTCTTCCTCCACGGCTACGACAAGGAAGGCAACAAGCTCT TCTGGTTCAAAGTCAAGCTACATACCAAGGATGCAAAGACCATCATGGACAAGAAGAAGTATGTTGCCTTCTGGCTGGAGCGCTATGCTAAGAGAGAGCCAGGGATGCCACTGACTGTTGTGTTCGACATGGCTGATTCCGGGATCAGCAATATC gACATGGATTTTGTGAAGTATATCATTAATTGCTTCAAAGTGTATTATCCAAAGTTTCTAT CCAAAATGATAATTGTTGACATGCCATGGATCATGAATG CTGCATGGAAGATTGTGAAGACATGGTTGGGTCCAGAAGCCATCAGCAAGCTCAAGTTTGCATCCAAAAACGAGATCCAGACGTTTATTGACCCTGAGTACCTCCCTCTTCACATGGGTGGAATG GACCCCTTCAAATACAGCTATCCTCCCCTTCCTGATGATGACTTCCAAACACCCACCTGTGAGAACGGACCAATCGTCAGCGAGGATGACAATGAGAGCAAGGAGGGCGAATCAGAGGGCAAGGAGTTGGAGTCAAGCTTCAGCTCCGAGGTCGCTGTCAAACCCAAAAAG GTGTATTTCTCTGAGGAGAGTCTGAGCAGTCTGAAGCTGGATGACAACGACAAAGGAGACTGTCGGACGAAGGGAGCTAGGAAGCCACTGACCACATTCAAGGGCCCTCTTCTAAACGTCAG TCCAGCAGAGGAGCTGAGTTTTGGCACCAAAGAGTCGGAGAGGAAGTGTCTTATCATCCTCGATAATGTGTCCAAGAATCAAGTGGccttcaag GTACGAACCACAGCACCTGAGAAGTACAGAGTGAAGCCCAGCAACAGCAGCTGTGAACCGGGCGCGTCTGTGGATATAGTGGTGTCTTTACATGGCG GCTACCAGGCGTCTCTGCAGGACCGCTTCTTGGTCATGGCTGCTGAGATGGAGCAGAACGCTGGTGCTGGATCACCAGAGCTCGCTCAGTTCTGGAAGGACGTGCCCAAAACCAAGATCATGGATCACAG ATTACGATGTCACGTCCTGGAGAGCACTAAGCCCATTCTGAGCTATCCGAGTGGATGTGACAACCCTGTGGAAGGAGGAGCCAATGGCCACCCAGACCTGCACACAACG
- the fancb gene encoding Fanconi anemia group B protein isoform X1: protein MTHERPKHTKLLSFHGDILTFQCKLPNPRDGESQRGSELAFSRLTFQRDGCTFLKGNGGMAVINRKSSSNVDIVACTFALHVKNRVTSPCILLIQSKKGNVFKYSLLTLSISNRLEPHMEFKLPYRMKDNVTILQGPTVLWSHADIVFYTSLQAGEVRQIPIKLSLNCIVEFPLNKRKIFILGYQTQSKECLKDHLDAPGGSKTMGYFVEDGQVFNADLILPHAYSSITQCVFVVSAEEVNSVLKSTVVAATSKKQLVYFENGIPIEVCLLPFEEPQHIQMVNTGRNGCLFAIYFNDGHVCAVWKDTFQVASCWSGVTSLHVDDFLSCGTDQMLLVFGSQSPPVDPVDLFLITDLCGTTYSHGQESSEGQQASDTAQENYLLTVQALQSRLQSGLTLLQDLQSDVRVKERVLRQSVQALTDLVSGREHILTQTEQEGLVSLWEDEPEDEAIHEKRQVMPVMPPPLVDNLWHRVIEDRLIVGVILSTESAISAESVTLSILRERGQSQTPAVIQTHSQASWFPTPSPSTPSPPSPDFHPEPAAKRSRRTVASGARATHRLAVTAMTDLTPLLTSGSVKCPIMLHYVHRQGSSASVTAPGPTVVQCGQIQIDIQVKHHRQLMTNSQLTTDEAREDLLSLLAVLDAWTFLIHSPDHTLCDVAGWIQTSIPCERLEISPHYLLANPAGPSAVMLFHWQHKTPFQGELSVHCSQFKVLQFLDSLFGFLPASCSILRLRQGGGDGTVPRLAHSLEKEVMSLKQGVSSLLHGEEEEMEEVKKSSGVKKMEPPDPGSAEGLQRCREEWQRDKERSRRLLSPLVGVERYRRLTQSLTQVQLEGDVAALLETQTLI, encoded by the exons ATGACACATGAGAGACCCAAACACACGAAGCTGCTCTCCTTCCATGGTGATATTCTCACATTCCAGTGCAAACTCCCCAATCCCAGAGATGGCGAAAGTCAAAGAGGATCAGAATTGGCTTTCAGCAGACTGACATTTCAACGGGATGGCTGCACTTTCTTAAAGGGGAATGGTGGTATGGCCGTCATCAACAGAAAGAGTTCATCTAATGTTGATATAGTGGCATGCACCTTTGCCCTACATGTGAAAAACAGAGTCACTTCGCCATGCATTTTACTGATACAGAGCAAGAAGGGAAATGTCTTCAAGTACAGCCTTCTCACTCTGAGCATCTCAAATAGATTAGAGCCACATATGGAGTTTAAACTGCCATACCGAATGAAAGACAATGTTACTATCTTGCAAGGCCCTACCGTATTATGGAGCCATGCTGATATTGTCTTCTACACGTCACTGCAGGCAGGTGAAGTTAGACAAATACCTATCAAGCTCTCTCTGAATTGTATTGTTGAGTTTCCTCTCAACAAAAGAAAAATATTCATACTAGGTTACCAAACACAATCAAAAGAATGCCTGAAAGATCATTTGGACGCTCCAGGTGGGAGCAAAACCATGGGGTATTTTGTAGAGGACGGACAAGTATTTAATGCAGATCTGATCTTACCTCATGCCTATAGTTCCATcacacagtgtgtgtttgtggtctcCGCTGAAGAGGTGAACAGTGTGTTGAAATCAACTGTGGTGGCAGCGACCAGTAAAAAGCAGTTGGTGTATTTTGAGAACGGCATTCCCATTGAGGTCTGTCTGCTtccctttgaagaacctcaacACATTCAGATGGTCAACACTGGACGCAATGGATGTCTGTTTGCCATCTATTTCAACGATGGACATGTCTGTGCAGTGTGGAAAGATACTTTTCAG gTAGCATCATGCTGGTCAGGTGTGACCTCCCTACATGTGGATGACTTTTTGAGCTGTGGAACAGATCAGATGCTGCTGGTCTTTGGAAGCCAGAGCCCTCCTGTGGATCCAGTGGATCTTTTCCTCATCACAGATCTCTGTGGGACAACCTATTCT CATGGACAGGAGAGCAGTGAAGGACAGCAGGCATCTGACACAGCTCAGGAGAACTACCTCCTAACTGTCCAAGCTCTACAGTCCAGACTACAG AGTGGCCTGACCTTGCTCCAGGATCTTCAGAGCGACgtgagggtgaaggagagggttCTACGCCAGTCAGTCCAAGCCCTCACAGACCTGGTCTCAGGAAGAGAACACATTCTCACCCAGACAGAGCAG GAAGGCCTTGTTTCTCTATGGGAAGATGAGCCAGAGGACGAGGCCATTCATGAGAAGAGGCAGGTTATGCCGGTGATGCCACCACCTCTAGTGGACAATCTTTGGCACCGTGTCATTGAAGACCGCTTGATTGTGGGTGTGATACTATCCACAGAGAGTGCCAT cTCAGCGGAGAGTGTTACTTTAtccatcctgagagagagaggccagagccAGACGCCTGCGGTCATCCAGACCCACAGCCAAGCGTCCTGGTTCCCCACACCCAGCCCCTCCACACCCAGCCCCCCGTCTCCGGACTTTCACCCAGAGCCAGCGGCTAAGAGGAGCAGGCGGACCGTTGCCAGCGGAGCCCGTGCCACACACCGACTGGCAGTGACCGCTATGACTGACCTGACCCCTCTGCTGACCTCTGGCAGTGTCAAATGCCCCATTATGCTCCATTACGTCCACAGACAGGGATCTTCGGCCTCTGTAACTGCTCCAGGACCAACAGTGGTCCAGTGCGGTCAAATCCAAATTGATATTCAGGTCAAACACCACCGCCAGCTGATGACCAACAGTCAACTCACAACAG ATGAGGCTAGAGAAGACCTGCTTAGCCTATTGGCTGTGCTGGATGCCTGGACCTTCCTGATCCACTCTCCTGACCACACCCTGTGTGATGTGGCTGGCTGGATCCAGACAAGCATTCCCTGTGAGAGGCTAGAGATCAGCCCACACTACCTACTGGCCAATCCTGCTGGGCCATCTGCTGTCATGCTGTTTCACTGGCAGCACAAAACACCTTTCCAGGGAGAATTATCCGTCCACTGCAG CCAGTTCAAGGTGCTGCAGTTCCTCGACTCCCTGTTCGGTTTCCTGCCAGCATCCTGCTCCATCCTGCGCCTCAGGCAGGGGGGAGGAGACGGGACGGTACCACGACTGGCCCATTCCCTGGAGAAAGAGGTAATGTCACTCAAACAGGGCGTGTCGTCTTTGCTCCATGGcgaggaagaggagatggaggaggtgaagAAGAGCAGTGGAGTGAAGAAGATGGAGCCCCCTGATCCAGGCTCTGCTGAGGGACTCCAGAGATGCAGGGAGGAGTGGCAGCGGGacaaggagaggagcaggaggctGTTGAGCCCCCTGGTGGGCGTGGAGCGCTATCGCAGGTTGACCCAGAGCCTAACCCAGGTACAGCTGGAAGGAGATGTAGCTGCCCTCctagagacacagacactaaTTTAG
- the fancb gene encoding Fanconi anemia group B protein isoform X2, protein MLLVFGSQSPPVDPVDLFLITDLCGTTYSHGQESSEGQQASDTAQENYLLTVQALQSRLQSGLTLLQDLQSDVRVKERVLRQSVQALTDLVSGREHILTQTEQEGLVSLWEDEPEDEAIHEKRQVMPVMPPPLVDNLWHRVIEDRLIVGVILSTESAISAESVTLSILRERGQSQTPAVIQTHSQASWFPTPSPSTPSPPSPDFHPEPAAKRSRRTVASGARATHRLAVTAMTDLTPLLTSGSVKCPIMLHYVHRQGSSASVTAPGPTVVQCGQIQIDIQVKHHRQLMTNSQLTTDEAREDLLSLLAVLDAWTFLIHSPDHTLCDVAGWIQTSIPCERLEISPHYLLANPAGPSAVMLFHWQHKTPFQGELSVHCSQFKVLQFLDSLFGFLPASCSILRLRQGGGDGTVPRLAHSLEKEVMSLKQGVSSLLHGEEEEMEEVKKSSGVKKMEPPDPGSAEGLQRCREEWQRDKERSRRLLSPLVGVERYRRLTQSLTQVQLEGDVAALLETQTLI, encoded by the exons ATGCTGCTGGTCTTTGGAAGCCAGAGCCCTCCTGTGGATCCAGTGGATCTTTTCCTCATCACAGATCTCTGTGGGACAACCTATTCT CATGGACAGGAGAGCAGTGAAGGACAGCAGGCATCTGACACAGCTCAGGAGAACTACCTCCTAACTGTCCAAGCTCTACAGTCCAGACTACAG AGTGGCCTGACCTTGCTCCAGGATCTTCAGAGCGACgtgagggtgaaggagagggttCTACGCCAGTCAGTCCAAGCCCTCACAGACCTGGTCTCAGGAAGAGAACACATTCTCACCCAGACAGAGCAG GAAGGCCTTGTTTCTCTATGGGAAGATGAGCCAGAGGACGAGGCCATTCATGAGAAGAGGCAGGTTATGCCGGTGATGCCACCACCTCTAGTGGACAATCTTTGGCACCGTGTCATTGAAGACCGCTTGATTGTGGGTGTGATACTATCCACAGAGAGTGCCAT cTCAGCGGAGAGTGTTACTTTAtccatcctgagagagagaggccagagccAGACGCCTGCGGTCATCCAGACCCACAGCCAAGCGTCCTGGTTCCCCACACCCAGCCCCTCCACACCCAGCCCCCCGTCTCCGGACTTTCACCCAGAGCCAGCGGCTAAGAGGAGCAGGCGGACCGTTGCCAGCGGAGCCCGTGCCACACACCGACTGGCAGTGACCGCTATGACTGACCTGACCCCTCTGCTGACCTCTGGCAGTGTCAAATGCCCCATTATGCTCCATTACGTCCACAGACAGGGATCTTCGGCCTCTGTAACTGCTCCAGGACCAACAGTGGTCCAGTGCGGTCAAATCCAAATTGATATTCAGGTCAAACACCACCGCCAGCTGATGACCAACAGTCAACTCACAACAG ATGAGGCTAGAGAAGACCTGCTTAGCCTATTGGCTGTGCTGGATGCCTGGACCTTCCTGATCCACTCTCCTGACCACACCCTGTGTGATGTGGCTGGCTGGATCCAGACAAGCATTCCCTGTGAGAGGCTAGAGATCAGCCCACACTACCTACTGGCCAATCCTGCTGGGCCATCTGCTGTCATGCTGTTTCACTGGCAGCACAAAACACCTTTCCAGGGAGAATTATCCGTCCACTGCAG CCAGTTCAAGGTGCTGCAGTTCCTCGACTCCCTGTTCGGTTTCCTGCCAGCATCCTGCTCCATCCTGCGCCTCAGGCAGGGGGGAGGAGACGGGACGGTACCACGACTGGCCCATTCCCTGGAGAAAGAGGTAATGTCACTCAAACAGGGCGTGTCGTCTTTGCTCCATGGcgaggaagaggagatggaggaggtgaagAAGAGCAGTGGAGTGAAGAAGATGGAGCCCCCTGATCCAGGCTCTGCTGAGGGACTCCAGAGATGCAGGGAGGAGTGGCAGCGGGacaaggagaggagcaggaggctGTTGAGCCCCCTGGTGGGCGTGGAGCGCTATCGCAGGTTGACCCAGAGCCTAACCCAGGTACAGCTGGAAGGAGATGTAGCTGCCCTCctagagacacagacactaaTTTAG